Genomic DNA from Cuculus canorus isolate bCucCan1 chromosome 29, bCucCan1.pri, whole genome shotgun sequence:
GCCGGCGGGCGTCCTCGGGCAGAGAAATCCCGCTCTGGCCTTACCGTTATTGCCAAATCCATTATAGCCGTCTCCGCCGCCGCCATAACCGCCACCACCGCGGCTGCCACCAAACCCACCTGAAAAGAACAAACCGTTGTGGTTCAATCCATCCACGCTGGTGGTTTAGGGCTGCGAAACAAAAACCGGATCGGGGTGGCAAAATTCCCGGCGTGGAGGGAGGAAGAACTGTGGCAGCCGGAGCGGCAGCGGCGTTGGGTTAAAGTTTTGGTTGCATCTTGAGCCGGCGCGGCGTTCTTTGTGGCTGGCAATCGGTTGGATCCCACCAAACCACTTACCACGGCCGCCGAAATTGCCGCCGCGACTGAAGTTGTCATTGCCGCCGAATCCGCCTCCGCGGCCACCGCCGAAATTCCCGGATCCGCTACGGCCTAGgagaggggggggaggggggggacagCCTTTAggaacagcacaggcagcagggtCCAGCGGCGgctcggggcgcggggggacGCCGGGGACGAGGCGCGGGCTCACCTCGCTGGCTGGCCGAGGCGCTGGCCATCTCCTGCTTGGAGAGGGCTTTCCTCACCTCGCAGTTGTGCCCGTTCACAGTGTGGTACTTCTGAACTGCGGGGAGAGTGAGGGGAGGGGGAGTACAAAGTTGGGTGCCTTCTTCCCCCTCGCAGCACACGGCGCACTTGGAGAATCGTTCAATGGTTTAGTTAGGAAAGATCTTTGCGATCATCGAATCTGACCTGTCCACAATCGAACCATTCCTGAGCAACTCATCTATCCGGCTTTTGAACCCCCCACCAGGGACGGGGACTACACCACcgacctgggcagcctctgtcagcaCCTGAGAACCCTTTTCATTAAGGaattcttcccaatatccaatctaaacaatccctggtgcaacttgagaccatttcatcacctgtcacttgggagaagacaccaatacccatctcactacaacctcctttcaagcagttgCAGAGCGATGAGGTTTCTTAGctgcttcttctccaggctgaacaaccccaggtcctacaactgctcctcataacccttgttcttcAGAACATacctcagctctgctccccttctcCAGGGGCACTCCAGCCCTTCAAGGCCtttcttagaatcacagaactgtttggttgacaaagatctttgagatcattgagtccaaccatccctgtccaccaCTGAatcatccctgagcatctcatctacctggTGtttaaacccctccaaggatggagactccaccacctccctgggcacaTCCACTACTGAACCAGCCTTGAGCACCTTATCTACCTGGCtttgaaacccctccagggatgggggctccaccaccgccttgggcagcctctgccagagcccaaGAACTCTCTCCGTGAAGGACTTTTTTCTGACTTACTGACTATCTTGTCGACAGAGTCGTGGTCATCAAAGGTGACGAAGGCAAAGCCCCTCTTCTTGCCGCTACCGCGGTCTGTCATGATCTCGATGACTTCAATTTTGCCATACTGGCCAAAATAGTCTCTCAAGTGATGCTCCTCCGTGTCCTCCTTGATGCCGCCCACAAAGATCTTCTTGACTGTGAGATGGGCTCCAGGCCGCTGTGAATCCTGCGGGAATATGGCAGGGTGGCTTTGGGATCCAATGGGGTTCCCTCAATCCGGTTctgggctctgccagccccTCCGGAGCTCCTGAGGGAGCGTCGGTTCCTCCTACCTCTCGGGATACGGCCCTCTTTGGTTCAACGACTCTGCCATCCACTTTGTGTGGTCGGGCATTCATGGCGGCGTCGACCTCTTCCACCGAGGAGTACGTTACGAAGCCAAAGCCTCGCGAGCGTTTGGTGTTCGGGTCCCTCATCACCtgggaggacagagagagacGTCAGGCCATGGTGTGGAGCCCCCTCCAAGACAGAACAGCCCCAAAAAAGAGGAATATGGACCCTCCTTTCCCTCAGCTCCCCCCCTTGTGGTCTACAACAAAggtggggaagggctcttgatcaggaagtgcagggaaagaaccacagaatggtttgggttggaagggaccatgaagatcatccagtctaatACCCAATGGGAAAGGacgagggggaagggttttgagctgaaataaaggaaatttagATGacatcttgggaagaaatgttccgctgagagggtggggaggccctgatTGCCCAGAGCAttgggggctgccccatccctggaggtgtccacggccaggttcgatggggcttggagcccctgatccagtgggggcccatggcaggggtgagactggatggactttgaggtcccttccaacccaaaccattccagaacTCCATGATCCATAGTCTTTCCCCACCAACACTATGGATGCACAGAGAGACATCCCTGCAGATGTGCCCTGTGGATCCATAGGTGCCAAAACCTTGACAGCACCAAGGACTGAGAGGAAAAAGCCCAGAATTTTTAACCCCAAAATAACAGTTCGCCTTCTAGGGCTGGAAATGAGGggagaacacagaaaatggaGCTACAGGTGGACCTGGAGCTAGAGGTTAGCTAGAGGTGGACCCATAGCTGGATGGGatctgaggtcccttccaacccaacccattccctcATTATCCACATCGTTAGGCCTCGACCTCCGTCCATGCTGGGTCACCAAGGGCAGACATTTGcctcccctgtccctgcacctgagatgctgggagagcagagggggTCGGGGCAGGAGGTGGGCGGCACGGTGGGGGGCTGGAAAGGACTTAGGGGGCACAGTGTGGGGCAGGGGTCCTCACCACGCAGTCGGTCAGGGTGCCCCATTGCTCGAAGTGGCTGCGCAGGCTCTCGTCTGTGGTTTCGAAGCTGAGGCCGCCGATGAAAAGCT
This window encodes:
- the HNRNPA1 gene encoding heterogeneous nuclear ribonucleoprotein A1 isoform X2, yielding MAKSESPKEPEQLRKLFIGGLSFETTDESLRSHFEQWGTLTDCVVMRDPNTKRSRGFGFVTYSSVEEVDAAMNARPHKVDGRVVEPKRAVSREDSQRPGAHLTVKKIFVGGIKEDTEEHHLRDYFGQYGKIEVIEIMTDRGSGKKRGFAFVTFDDHDSVDKIVIQKYHTVNGHNCEVRKALSKQEMASASASQRGRSGSGNFGGGRGGGFGGNDNFSRGGNFGGRGGFGGSRGGGGYGGGGDGYNGFGNNGYGGSGPGYSGGNRGYGGSSTYDGYNNGGGGFGGGSGGRRPARGPALAVRNGLSEAGTGSNFGGGGNYNDFGSYNNQSSNFGPMKGGNFGGRSSGPYGGGGYGSSSGGGSYGGGRRF
- the HNRNPA1 gene encoding heterogeneous nuclear ribonucleoprotein A1 isoform X1; translation: MAKSESPKEPEQLRKLFIGGLSFETTDESLRSHFEQWGTLTDCVVMRDPNTKRSRGFGFVTYSSVEEVDAAMNARPHKVDGRVVEPKRAVSREDSQRPGAHLTVKKIFVGGIKEDTEEHHLRDYFGQYGKIEVIEIMTDRGSGKKRGFAFVTFDDHDSVDKIVIQKYHTVNGHNCEVRKALSKQEMASASASQRGCPPPPPPLLGRSGSGNFGGGRGGGFGGNDNFSRGGNFGGRGGFGGSRGGGGYGGGGDGYNGFGNNGYGGSGPGYSGGNRGYGGSSTYDGYNNGGGGFGGGSGGRRPARGPALAVRNGLSEAGTGSNFGGGGNYNDFGSYNNQSSNFGPMKGGNFGGRSSGPYGGGGYGSSSGGGSYGGGRRF
- the HNRNPA1 gene encoding heterogeneous nuclear ribonucleoprotein A1 isoform X4, which produces MAKSESPKEPEQLRKLFIGGLSFETTDESLRSHFEQWGTLTDCVVMRDPNTKRSRGFGFVTYSSVEEVDAAMNARPHKVDGRVVEPKRAVSREDSQRPGAHLTVKKIFVGGIKEDTEEHHLRDYFGQYGKIEVIEIMTDRGSGKKRGFAFVTFDDHDSVDKIVIQKYHTVNGHNCEVRKALSKQEMASASASQRGRSGSGNFGGGRGGGFGGNDNFSRGGNFGGRGYGGSGPGYSGGNRGYGGSSTYDGYNNGGGGFGGGSGGRRPARGPALAVRNGLSEAGTGSNFGGGGNYNDFGSYNNQSSNFGPMKGGNFGGRSSGPYGGGGYGSSSGGGSYGGGRRF
- the HNRNPA1 gene encoding heterogeneous nuclear ribonucleoprotein A1 isoform X3, whose protein sequence is MAKSESPKEPEQLRKLFIGGLSFETTDESLRSHFEQWGTLTDCVVMRDPNTKRSRGFGFVTYSSVEEVDAAMNARPHKVDGRVVEPKRAVSREDSQRPGAHLTVKKIFVGGIKEDTEEHHLRDYFGQYGKIEVIEIMTDRGSGKKRGFAFVTFDDHDSVDKIVIQKYHTVNGHNCEVRKALSKQEMASASASQRGCPPPPPPLLGRSGSGNFGGGRGGGFGGNDNFSRGGNFGGRGYGGSGPGYSGGNRGYGGSSTYDGYNNGGGGFGGGSGGRRPARGPALAVRNGLSEAGTGSNFGGGGNYNDFGSYNNQSSNFGPMKGGNFGGRSSGPYGGGGYGSSSGGGSYGGGRRF